One window of Bacteroidota bacterium genomic DNA carries:
- the rpsA gene encoding 30S ribosomal protein S1 yields MLMSNETNTPNPEETDAANAGGDGSLVEQAQEAVSSAAETVADAASTAAEAVVETAAAAVETAADAVTSDGAAKTEVEAALEAKGEDAPEAISEAVAAVVPPEEPGDDTRLLDDKVDDAIEAVKEEFGEINTEREDVAPAVETASLTAVDDAEALVHTGGLLGYTGEIQGRSITLAELEALENQRTPDDAEDKDAQLLALYESSLSSVSENEIVTGRIVAMSDKEYVVDIGFKSDGVIGKNEFDEELEIGTEVDVYVDRLEDRRGQLILSKTKADDLRRWQTIDEAFENGGVLEGTIIRRIKGGMIVNLLGAEAFLPGSQIDVRPVRDFDVYLGKTMEFKVVKTNPANGNVVVSHKALIEKDLLEQRKQILDTMEPGQVLEGIVKNITNFGVFIDLGGVDGLLHITDLSWGRVGHPSEVVELDTKMNVVVLDYDKERQRISLGYKQLLPHPWENIEEKFAEGQEVEGRVVSITDYGAFVELEKGIEGLVHISEMSWTEHIKHPTQKVQLGQIVPVKILRIDTEDKKISLGMKQLEPDPWEGILDRMPVGSVTRGEVRNLTNFGAFVEIEPGIDGLVHVSDLSWTKRVKHPSEVVNKGDQIEVQILDIDVAKRRISLGHKQVQTDPWQQYATAYAVDTDTPAKVTDVNGSGVVVELPLEAEGFVPASHLERQGDPTQTYAIGDEMDLRVIRLDRNDRQIILSETAKRMAAQRAERHAERSEKSKARQDEQRAVRDYQKSSSGPATLGELSGLAALRDQLAAEEEEAMEDFDDE; encoded by the coding sequence ATGCTAATGTCCAACGAGACCAATACCCCCAACCCTGAGGAAACCGACGCCGCCAATGCAGGTGGAGACGGTAGCCTCGTCGAACAAGCTCAGGAGGCCGTGTCTTCCGCCGCCGAGACGGTCGCCGACGCAGCAAGCACTGCAGCAGAGGCCGTCGTGGAGACCGCTGCGGCTGCCGTCGAAACTGCAGCCGACGCCGTGACTAGCGACGGCGCAGCAAAGACGGAAGTGGAAGCTGCCCTCGAAGCCAAAGGCGAAGACGCGCCCGAGGCGATCTCTGAGGCTGTGGCCGCCGTCGTTCCCCCGGAAGAGCCTGGCGACGATACCCGCCTTCTGGACGATAAGGTGGACGATGCCATCGAGGCCGTCAAGGAAGAGTTTGGCGAAATCAACACGGAACGCGAGGATGTCGCGCCCGCTGTAGAGACCGCCTCGCTCACCGCCGTGGACGACGCCGAGGCCCTCGTGCACACCGGTGGCCTGCTCGGCTACACGGGTGAGATCCAGGGCCGCTCGATCACCCTCGCCGAACTCGAAGCGCTAGAGAACCAGCGCACGCCCGACGACGCCGAAGACAAGGACGCGCAACTGCTCGCGCTCTACGAGTCCTCGCTCTCGTCCGTGAGCGAGAACGAGATCGTTACCGGCCGCATCGTCGCGATGAGCGACAAAGAGTACGTCGTCGATATCGGCTTCAAGTCGGACGGCGTCATCGGCAAGAACGAGTTCGACGAAGAGCTGGAGATCGGCACCGAGGTCGACGTCTACGTGGACCGCCTCGAAGACCGCCGCGGCCAGCTCATCCTCTCGAAGACGAAGGCCGACGACCTCCGCCGCTGGCAGACCATCGACGAGGCGTTCGAGAATGGGGGCGTGCTCGAAGGCACCATCATCCGCCGCATCAAGGGCGGCATGATCGTGAACCTCCTCGGCGCGGAGGCCTTCCTCCCAGGCAGCCAGATCGACGTCCGCCCCGTGCGCGACTTCGACGTCTATCTCGGCAAGACGATGGAGTTCAAGGTCGTCAAGACCAACCCCGCCAACGGCAACGTCGTCGTGAGCCACAAGGCGCTCATCGAGAAGGACCTGCTCGAACAACGCAAGCAGATCCTCGACACGATGGAGCCGGGCCAGGTGCTCGAAGGCATCGTCAAGAACATCACCAACTTTGGCGTCTTCATCGACCTCGGTGGCGTGGACGGCCTGCTCCACATCACCGACCTCTCATGGGGCCGAGTCGGCCACCCGAGCGAGGTCGTGGAGCTCGACACCAAGATGAACGTGGTCGTCCTCGACTACGACAAGGAGCGCCAGCGCATCTCGCTGGGCTACAAGCAGCTCCTGCCGCACCCCTGGGAGAACATCGAAGAGAAGTTCGCTGAGGGCCAGGAGGTAGAAGGCCGTGTGGTCTCGATCACCGACTACGGCGCCTTCGTCGAGCTCGAGAAGGGCATTGAGGGCCTCGTCCACATCTCCGAGATGTCCTGGACGGAGCACATCAAACACCCCACCCAGAAGGTGCAGCTTGGCCAGATCGTGCCGGTCAAGATCCTCCGGATCGACACCGAGGACAAAAAGATCTCGCTGGGCATGAAGCAGCTCGAGCCCGATCCGTGGGAGGGCATCCTCGACCGCATGCCGGTCGGCTCGGTCACCCGTGGCGAGGTGCGCAACCTCACCAACTTCGGCGCCTTCGTCGAGATCGAGCCGGGCATCGACGGCCTCGTGCACGTCTCCGACCTCTCGTGGACCAAGCGGGTCAAGCACCCGTCGGAGGTCGTCAACAAGGGCGACCAGATCGAGGTACAGATCCTCGACATCGACGTCGCCAAGCGACGCATTTCGCTGGGCCACAAGCAGGTGCAGACCGACCCATGGCAGCAGTACGCGACGGCCTACGCCGTGGACACGGACACGCCTGCTAAGGTGACGGACGTGAATGGCTCGGGCGTCGTCGTGGAGCTTCCGCTGGAGGCCGAGGGCTTCGTGCCTGCCAGCCACTTGGAGCGCCAAGGCGATCCCACGCAGACGTACGCCATCGGCGATGAGATGGACCTTCGCGTGATCCGTCTCGACCGGAATGATCGTCAGATCATCCTTTCGGAGACGGCCAAGCGCATGGCCGCCCAGCGCGCCGAGCGTCACGCCGAGCGCAGCGAGAAGTCGAAGGCTCGCCAGGATGAGCAGCGCGCCGTCCGCGACTACCAAAAGTCGTCGAGCGGTCCAGCCACGCTGGGCGAGCTCTCAGGCCTCGCCGCCCTCCGCGACCAACTCGCGGCCGAGGAGGAGGAGGCCATGGAGGACTTCGACGACGAATAG
- a CDS encoding NAD(P)/FAD-dependent oxidoreductase: MSALSDVVIVGGGLAGLTAARTLAAHGIAFTLLEASDGLGGRVRTDEFDEYLLDRGFQVLLTAYPEAQRWLDYDALDLQPFDNGALVYFSGMLHRLADPTRDFFGALPSVFSPIGSLADKVKVLGLRQNVRSPSLDKLWARDEVTTREALTKRYGFSASMMTRFFEPFLGGILLDKDLKASSRAFEFYFRMFSEGMTAVPAMGMGAIPEQLAAPLPGDAVRLNTPVESVSSGSVSLKHEESILAKTVIIATDGPTGARLLNGAIESPASRSVTCAYYAAPVPPIDDPILVLDGENAGPVNNLAVMSNAAPSYAPDGQALVAATVLGIPDAGDSLLDLRVRDHCRTWFGEQVDEWTPLRTYRIEHAQPAQVPPALSPPTRPIRLGDGLYVAGDHRTNASINGAMRSGRLAAEAVLADLGVPLLDEAVRA; the protein is encoded by the coding sequence ATGAGCGCACTGTCTGACGTAGTCATCGTTGGAGGCGGGCTAGCCGGGCTGACCGCAGCGCGGACGCTCGCCGCGCATGGCATCGCCTTCACCTTGCTCGAAGCGTCGGACGGACTCGGCGGTCGCGTTCGGACCGACGAGTTTGACGAGTACCTCCTGGATCGAGGCTTTCAAGTGCTACTGACGGCCTACCCGGAGGCACAACGCTGGCTTGACTACGATGCGCTCGACCTCCAACCGTTCGACAACGGCGCGCTCGTCTATTTCAGTGGCATGCTCCATCGGCTTGCCGATCCGACCCGAGACTTCTTCGGCGCGCTGCCGTCGGTATTCTCTCCCATCGGCTCGCTCGCGGACAAGGTGAAGGTACTCGGCCTCCGCCAAAACGTCCGCTCACCGTCGCTGGATAAGCTTTGGGCACGCGACGAGGTCACGACACGCGAGGCGCTGACGAAGCGCTATGGCTTCTCAGCGTCGATGATGACACGGTTCTTCGAGCCCTTCCTCGGGGGCATCCTCCTCGACAAGGACTTGAAGGCATCGAGCCGCGCGTTCGAGTTCTACTTCCGGATGTTTTCGGAAGGCATGACCGCCGTACCTGCGATGGGTATGGGCGCGATCCCAGAGCAACTCGCCGCACCGCTGCCTGGTGACGCGGTGCGGCTGAACACGCCCGTCGAGTCGGTTTCGTCTGGCAGTGTGAGCCTGAAACACGAGGAGTCGATTCTTGCAAAAACGGTTATCATCGCGACCGACGGCCCGACTGGGGCCCGGTTACTCAATGGGGCCATTGAATCACCCGCGTCGCGCAGCGTGACGTGCGCCTACTACGCCGCCCCTGTGCCGCCCATTGACGACCCAATCCTTGTCCTCGACGGAGAGAACGCCGGCCCTGTGAACAATCTCGCCGTGATGTCAAATGCGGCGCCGAGCTATGCCCCTGATGGCCAGGCACTCGTAGCGGCGACCGTTCTCGGCATCCCTGATGCCGGCGACAGCTTGCTCGACCTCCGTGTGCGCGATCATTGCCGGACGTGGTTTGGTGAGCAGGTGGACGAATGGACGCCGCTTCGGACGTATCGCATCGAGCACGCCCAACCCGCGCAGGTCCCCCCCGCTCTATCGCCCCCGACCCGTCCCATTCGCCTTGGTGACGGGCTCTATGTTGCTGGCGACCACCGCACGAACGCGTCCATCAACGGGGCCATGCGCTCGGGTCGCCTCGCGGCCGAGGCCGTCCTCGCTGATCTCGGTGTACCGCTCTTGGACGAGGCCGTGCGCGCTTAG
- a CDS encoding TrmH family RNA methyltransferase, with amino-acid sequence MRKLRLDEIERPSLTELESLPRHPIIVVLDNIRSAHNVGSILRTSDAARVLHVYLTGITPSPAHRAVTKASLGAEDSVPWSTQPALLPLLTQLRSEGMLLLALEQTTMPTTLDEIVPKHAPVALIVGNEVEGVQQAVLDACDAALELPQFGAKHSLNVSVAFGIAAYGLLERLGLTV; translated from the coding sequence TTGCGCAAGCTGCGTCTCGACGAGATCGAGCGGCCTTCGCTGACGGAGCTCGAATCCTTGCCGCGGCACCCGATCATCGTCGTCCTCGACAATATTCGATCGGCACATAACGTCGGCTCGATCTTGCGCACCTCGGACGCGGCGCGCGTGCTGCACGTTTATCTAACAGGGATCACGCCTAGTCCCGCGCATCGTGCTGTCACAAAAGCGAGCCTCGGCGCAGAAGACAGTGTACCGTGGAGCACCCAGCCAGCGCTCCTGCCCCTTTTGACGCAGCTACGCTCCGAGGGCATGCTGCTTTTGGCTCTAGAGCAAACGACCATGCCGACGACGCTGGACGAGATTGTCCCTAAGCACGCTCCGGTTGCCCTGATCGTCGGCAATGAAGTGGAGGGCGTGCAGCAGGCCGTCTTGGATGCCTGCGACGCTGCGCTGGAATTGCCCCAGTTTGGAGCTAAGCACTCGCTCAACGTGAGTGTGGCGTTTGGCATTGCGGCCTACGGCCTCCTAGAGCGGTTGGGCCTCACCGTCTGA
- a CDS encoding zinc ribbon domain-containing protein, with protein sequence MPTYEYRREDGSTFEVFQRMSDDPLTVDPETGQKVTRVIGGGAGLIFKGDGFYLTDYARKGNGSDTKPANAKADSTAETKGGSETSSSEASASTSSSTEGESK encoded by the coding sequence ATGCCCACCTACGAATACCGCCGCGAAGACGGCTCTACGTTTGAAGTGTTTCAGCGGATGTCGGATGATCCGCTTACGGTTGATCCTGAGACGGGGCAAAAGGTGACGCGCGTGATCGGCGGCGGTGCTGGCCTCATTTTCAAGGGCGACGGATTCTACCTGACAGACTATGCCCGCAAAGGCAACGGGTCAGACACAAAACCGGCTAACGCGAAAGCCGACTCCACCGCAGAGACGAAGGGGGGCTCCGAGACCTCATCTTCCGAAGCCAGCGCTTCGACCAGTTCGTCTACGGAAGGCGAATCGAAGTGA
- a CDS encoding isoaspartyl peptidase/L-asparaginase yields the protein MRLALLFCLLLPTSLMAQPNPPDTLPASVEPRAVLVIHGGAGTIRRDLLDEASEASIRAALTTALEAGYAEIQGGASAMDAVTAAITVLEDSPRFNAGRGAVFTADGYAELDASIMDGATGEAGAISGVRHVKNPILLAREVMTSSPHVLLSGDGAEEFALLRGLDLVPNRHFHTDARREALRRVLDQQRAQQQSESGAADHEAIPERAVPEWQLEHPAPWRMTGTVGAVALDNDGHLAAGTSTGGMTAKRYGRIGDSPIIGAGTFANEAVGVSSTGHGEYFIRNVTAYDIAARMRYLGESLTQAAEAVIHETLTESGGTGGVIALGADGTVTMPFNTPGMYRGYIDEDGTVTVLLYRDE from the coding sequence ATGCGCCTAGCTCTTCTGTTCTGCCTCCTCCTGCCCACCTCGCTGATGGCCCAGCCCAACCCGCCCGACACACTTCCAGCATCGGTCGAACCTCGCGCTGTGCTCGTCATCCATGGTGGCGCTGGCACCATTCGCCGAGACCTGCTCGACGAGGCGAGCGAGGCATCGATCCGAGCGGCACTTACCACAGCCCTCGAAGCAGGCTATGCCGAGATCCAGGGTGGCGCGTCTGCCATGGACGCGGTCACGGCTGCAATCACGGTACTGGAAGACAGCCCGCGCTTCAATGCGGGCAGAGGCGCTGTCTTCACCGCCGACGGCTACGCTGAACTCGACGCCTCGATCATGGACGGGGCGACGGGCGAAGCTGGGGCTATCTCAGGCGTGCGGCACGTCAAGAACCCGATCCTGCTCGCCCGGGAGGTAATGACCAGCTCGCCCCACGTGCTTCTCTCGGGCGACGGTGCAGAAGAGTTTGCGCTCTTGCGCGGGCTCGACCTGGTGCCCAACCGGCACTTTCATACCGACGCCCGCCGCGAGGCCCTCCGGCGGGTGCTTGATCAACAGCGCGCGCAGCAGCAGTCGGAAAGCGGCGCTGCCGATCACGAGGCGATCCCTGAACGAGCAGTGCCCGAGTGGCAACTCGAGCACCCGGCGCCCTGGCGGATGACGGGAACCGTCGGAGCCGTGGCGCTCGACAACGACGGCCACCTAGCGGCAGGAACCTCAACAGGTGGCATGACGGCCAAGCGCTACGGCCGCATTGGCGACTCGCCGATCATTGGGGCTGGCACGTTTGCCAACGAGGCCGTCGGCGTCTCCTCGACAGGCCACGGCGAGTACTTCATCCGCAACGTCACTGCCTACGACATCGCTGCGCGCATGCGCTACCTCGGCGAATCGCTCACTCAGGCCGCTGAGGCCGTCATCCACGAGACGCTGACCGAGTCTGGGGGCACAGGCGGCGTGATCGCCCTCGGTGCAGACGGCACGGTGACGATGCCGTTCAACACGCCTGGCATGTATCGTGGCTATATCGATGAGGACGGCACGGTGACCGTGTTGCTCTACCGCGACGAATGA
- the cmk gene encoding (d)CMP kinase has protein sequence MIVAIDGPAGSGKSTTARLVAKRLGWLYLDTGAMYRTVALAFLRAGAAFTNEAAESLAARLALRVEPQSDGMRVLLRGEDVTGQIRTPEVGEAASRVSSLPAVRAALLDVQRQTAHRLVTEGGGVVLDGRDIGTVVFPDADLKVFMKADLDERAERRHEELVRKCTAKGTVPPDLEAVRAEIVARDRRDTQRAHAPLRQADDAVALDTTTHSIVEQVEHVLHLIAERGGPSVI, from the coding sequence ATGATCGTAGCCATTGACGGCCCCGCGGGGTCTGGAAAGAGTACCACGGCACGTCTGGTCGCGAAGCGTCTGGGCTGGCTCTACCTCGACACTGGGGCGATGTATCGGACCGTAGCCTTGGCGTTCCTGCGTGCCGGTGCTGCGTTTACGAATGAAGCGGCGGAGTCCCTCGCGGCAAGGCTGGCACTCCGTGTGGAACCGCAGTCCGATGGGATGCGGGTATTGCTACGTGGCGAGGACGTGACCGGGCAGATCCGGACGCCTGAGGTGGGCGAGGCCGCAAGCCGCGTCTCCTCGCTGCCGGCCGTGCGCGCTGCCCTACTCGACGTGCAGCGGCAAACGGCGCACCGGCTTGTGACTGAAGGGGGCGGGGTAGTGCTCGACGGGCGAGATATCGGCACCGTCGTTTTCCCTGACGCGGACCTCAAGGTGTTTATGAAGGCGGATCTGGACGAGCGGGCCGAGCGGCGGCATGAGGAACTGGTTCGGAAGTGTACAGCCAAAGGCACCGTCCCTCCCGATTTGGAGGCCGTCCGTGCTGAGATTGTGGCGCGAGACCGCCGCGATACACAGCGCGCTCATGCGCCGCTCCGCCAGGCTGATGACGCCGTTGCGCTGGACACCACGACACACTCCATTGTGGAGCAAGTCGAACACGTTCTTCACTTGATAGCGGAACGTGGCGGGCCCTCGGTCATTTAG
- a CDS encoding alpha/beta fold hydrolase — protein sequence MLRVLATLLLAVFFAACTEIPITEAEAFQNKRTVTPATFDVPGFTLSQHRVPLADEALPDSLDADSLALDAWFMRHTGFNGEPARGTVLYFGGQGFLMVTFADFIEAMAQHRVNLFMVDYRGYGMSDGEPSVAGLKADGLAVYDYVQALDGVEPDRLVLHGHSMGTFMATYVAQEAALPPRGLLLESPVTTVEELTSALVPALLKPLVSFDIDDALQREDNPGRVAGLAMPTLVIVGSEDNITPPKLAEDVHEASVGQPKRLVEVEGGGHNGLEAYDAFHSALAEFYDMALGN from the coding sequence ATGCTCCGCGTCCTCGCCACGCTGCTCCTCGCCGTATTCTTCGCCGCCTGCACCGAAATCCCGATCACCGAGGCCGAAGCCTTTCAAAACAAGCGGACCGTCACGCCTGCGACGTTCGACGTGCCGGGCTTTACCCTGTCGCAGCATCGTGTTCCCCTCGCCGATGAAGCGCTTCCCGACTCGCTCGACGCCGACAGTCTGGCGCTCGACGCGTGGTTCATGCGGCATACCGGGTTCAACGGAGAACCAGCGCGGGGGACGGTGCTCTACTTCGGCGGGCAGGGGTTCCTGATGGTCACCTTTGCTGATTTCATCGAGGCGATGGCGCAGCACCGAGTCAACCTGTTCATGGTCGACTACCGGGGCTACGGCATGAGCGACGGCGAGCCGAGCGTGGCCGGCCTGAAAGCTGACGGGCTTGCCGTCTACGACTACGTGCAGGCGCTCGATGGTGTCGAACCCGACCGTCTCGTTCTCCACGGGCACTCGATGGGGACGTTCATGGCGACCTATGTGGCGCAGGAGGCCGCGCTACCGCCCCGTGGCTTGCTCCTTGAAAGTCCTGTCACAACGGTCGAAGAGCTCACGTCTGCGCTCGTCCCAGCGCTTCTAAAGCCGCTCGTCTCGTTCGACATCGACGATGCGCTCCAGCGTGAAGACAATCCCGGGCGCGTGGCGGGGCTCGCCATGCCGACGCTCGTGATCGTTGGAAGCGAGGACAACATTACCCCACCAAAGCTCGCCGAAGACGTACACGAAGCATCCGTAGGTCAGCCGAAGCGGCTTGTCGAGGTCGAGGGCGGTGGTCACAACGGGCTAGAAGCCTATGATGCATTCCACAGCGCGCTCGCCGAATTCTACGACATGGCACTCGGCAACTAG
- a CDS encoding septal ring lytic transglycosylase RlpA family protein: MALLALLFRKPITVVSNDEILSSVPSRLVISPLPQAPTSSSQPTLRLLGEGRASFYGPGLEGNRTANGDTFRMKRLTAAHRTLPFGSRVRVTNLRNGASVVVRINDRGPFVGNRVIGLSRGAAEEIGMIRSGTASVRLELFIDESEA, from the coding sequence GTGGCCCTGCTCGCGCTGCTTTTTCGCAAGCCTATCACGGTGGTCTCGAACGATGAGATTCTCTCAAGCGTCCCGTCCCGCCTGGTGATATCGCCGCTGCCTCAGGCGCCTACCTCGTCATCGCAGCCAACTCTCCGGCTTCTCGGCGAGGGCCGGGCGAGCTTCTATGGGCCCGGTCTGGAAGGCAACCGCACGGCCAATGGGGATACCTTTCGCATGAAGCGGCTCACCGCAGCACACCGCACGCTCCCCTTCGGCTCGCGGGTGCGCGTGACCAACCTGCGCAACGGTGCGTCGGTCGTCGTCCGCATCAACGACCGCGGGCCTTTCGTGGGCAACCGTGTGATCGGCCTCTCCCGTGGCGCAGCTGAGGAAATCGGTATGATCCGCAGCGGCACCGCGTCGGTTCGTCTCGAGCTCTTCATAGATGAGAGCGAGGCGTGA
- a CDS encoding STAS domain-containing protein gives MPLSVSEQYHAAVIAIKGKFFGSRDGDEYKQTINDFKSQGKTNIVIDFAKTNLMDSSGIGVLIKSAADIRDAGGDIVLANLEERVKNLFVMTRLLGPVFKDYESVEAAASSFVQS, from the coding sequence ATGCCTCTCAGCGTAAGCGAACAGTATCACGCCGCCGTCATTGCCATCAAGGGCAAGTTCTTCGGCAGCCGCGACGGTGACGAGTACAAACAGACGATTAACGACTTCAAGAGTCAGGGCAAGACGAACATCGTCATCGATTTCGCCAAGACCAACCTGATGGACTCGTCCGGCATTGGCGTGCTGATCAAGAGTGCAGCCGACATCCGCGATGCGGGCGGAGACATTGTGCTCGCGAATCTCGAGGAGCGTGTCAAGAACCTTTTCGTGATGACGCGCCTCCTCGGTCCCGTATTCAAAGACTATGAGTCCGTCGAGGCGGCTGCGAGCAGCTTCGTACAGAGTTGA
- a CDS encoding SLC13 family permease has protein sequence MSPFLILLIGLVVVLGLIIGLRLNAFLALITAALVVSLLAPGPMALKVERVAAAFGGTAASIGIVIALAAIIGAAMMRSGAADRIANGFLGALGEKRSNVAMAGSGFTLSIPVFFDTAFYLLVPLARSLARTTGRHYLRYLVAIAAGAAITHTLVPPTPGPLFMANRFGVDLGVMILVGLAVGLPSATAGLVFATWLDRRMPIPLRPYEGDEAVVDAPDEAALPGMALSLAPIALPILLITVNSVVKVLAQLAIPEAPLRDPELTTAILAAAANGLGIAQVFQWTNLLGNPNFALLLSAALAVWTYQRQQQPSAEQLGKVIESALMSGGVIILITAAGGAFGAMLRAAELGGAIQALFGDVSAAGLGVLLLAFGIASLLKFAQGSSTSAMIITAGMLGAMIDPHALPFHPVYLAMAIGGGSLVGSWMNDSGFWIFAKMGVLTEAETLKSWTPLLVVLGVTSFLITCLLALVLPLS, from the coding sequence ATGTCGCCCTTCCTCATCCTTCTGATCGGCCTTGTGGTCGTGTTGGGCCTCATCATCGGGCTGCGGCTCAACGCCTTCCTCGCGCTCATCACCGCGGCGCTGGTCGTGAGTCTCCTGGCGCCCGGTCCGATGGCGCTCAAGGTGGAGCGCGTGGCTGCCGCGTTCGGGGGCACCGCGGCGAGCATTGGCATCGTGATCGCGCTCGCGGCCATCATCGGCGCGGCGATGATGCGAAGCGGGGCGGCGGACCGCATCGCCAACGGCTTCCTCGGCGCGCTCGGCGAGAAGCGCTCCAACGTCGCCATGGCAGGCAGCGGCTTCACGCTCTCGATCCCTGTGTTCTTCGACACGGCGTTTTACTTGCTCGTCCCGCTCGCCCGCTCGTTGGCACGGACGACCGGCCGGCACTACCTGCGCTACCTCGTCGCAATCGCAGCGGGCGCGGCCATCACGCACACGCTCGTCCCGCCGACGCCCGGACCGCTGTTCATGGCCAACCGCTTTGGCGTCGACCTCGGCGTGATGATCCTCGTCGGGCTTGCGGTGGGGCTGCCTAGCGCTACCGCCGGGTTGGTCTTCGCGACCTGGCTCGACCGACGCATGCCGATTCCGCTGCGGCCCTACGAAGGCGACGAGGCTGTTGTAGACGCGCCCGACGAGGCTGCCTTGCCAGGCATGGCGCTATCGCTCGCACCGATTGCCCTGCCGATCCTGCTCATCACCGTCAACTCTGTGGTCAAGGTGCTCGCGCAGCTTGCGATCCCTGAAGCGCCGCTCCGCGATCCCGAACTCACGACGGCGATCCTCGCCGCCGCCGCGAATGGGCTCGGCATTGCGCAGGTGTTCCAGTGGACAAACCTGCTCGGGAATCCCAACTTCGCCTTGCTCCTCAGCGCGGCGCTCGCGGTGTGGACCTATCAGCGCCAGCAACAACCGTCGGCCGAGCAACTCGGCAAGGTGATCGAGAGCGCGCTGATGAGCGGGGGCGTCATTATCCTAATCACAGCCGCAGGCGGCGCCTTCGGTGCGATGCTGCGCGCTGCTGAACTCGGCGGCGCGATCCAAGCGCTCTTTGGCGACGTGTCTGCAGCAGGGCTAGGCGTGCTGCTCCTCGCGTTCGGGATTGCGAGTCTCCTCAAGTTTGCCCAGGGCTCCAGCACGTCGGCAATGATTATCACGGCAGGGATGCTAGGCGCGATGATCGACCCCCATGCGCTCCCGTTTCATCCCGTCTACCTCGCGATGGCGATTGGCGGCGGGTCTCTGGTCGGGTCATGGATGAACGACAGTGGCTTCTGGATCTTCGCCAAGATGGGCGTGCTCACCGAAGCCGAGACGCTGAAGTCGTGGACGCCACTCCTCGTGGTTCTCGGCGTTACGAGCTTCCTCATCACGTGCCTGCTCGCGCTCGTGCTGCCGCTGAGCTAA
- a CDS encoding tetratricopeptide repeat protein — protein MRAPLFLVVMLSLPVQGQVLETEALSVQEQFSAQDNANVIAQLGAMAVRSEAESYILGRAYQEEFQHQNALEAFAGADTTSVRVLRARAVSLERLGRHHEAIATYRRALDVQPESIGLTMALARLLNLVRDFESARQLLAAVSAAKPETPSIRVEYARTLVALDSLDGAIVQLELAHRQAPASATIPLLLSQVYLTAELPTSAARVLERGLDVVDEDPRLWARLGAVRHQLEVHDGAIDAYGTALALGDSSASTWRGLGMNRYLDGAPRPARTALDASYAVDSTNARTAFYLGLAHKQLEAFDEAERWLTLAATLTGRQPLADILEHLADAQRFQDEYRAAIETDQVVLYLSPGRLSTTFHLAVLFDEYYADSAPAIRQFEAFIQQAMASPVAERSDTLVMVAYAQNRIRALREATFFGAPEADAELQADSSDTDVGGTGAQGGR, from the coding sequence ATGCGTGCCCCGCTTTTCCTCGTCGTCATGCTCTCCCTACCAGTTCAGGGGCAGGTCCTCGAAACTGAGGCGTTGAGTGTTCAAGAGCAGTTTTCAGCGCAGGACAATGCCAACGTGATCGCTCAACTCGGGGCCATGGCCGTGCGTTCGGAGGCAGAGTCCTACATACTGGGCCGTGCCTACCAGGAAGAATTCCAGCACCAGAATGCCCTTGAGGCGTTCGCTGGGGCAGACACCACATCCGTTCGAGTGCTCCGCGCGAGAGCCGTCAGCCTGGAGCGCCTCGGTCGCCACCACGAAGCCATCGCAACGTACCGCCGAGCACTCGACGTTCAACCCGAGAGTATCGGGTTGACGATGGCGCTCGCCCGGCTCCTCAACCTGGTACGCGATTTCGAATCCGCCCGCCAACTGCTCGCAGCGGTTTCCGCAGCGAAGCCCGAGACGCCTTCCATCCGTGTCGAGTACGCAAGAACGCTCGTGGCGCTCGACTCGCTAGACGGGGCCATCGTCCAGCTTGAACTCGCACATCGTCAGGCTCCGGCGAGCGCGACTATTCCGTTGCTGCTCAGCCAGGTCTACCTCACAGCCGAATTGCCCACGAGTGCGGCACGCGTGCTGGAACGTGGCCTTGATGTCGTCGACGAGGATCCAAGGCTGTGGGCACGGCTGGGCGCGGTTCGGCACCAACTCGAAGTACATGACGGCGCAATTGATGCGTACGGGACTGCGCTAGCACTCGGTGACTCGTCAGCATCGACATGGCGCGGGCTCGGCATGAACCGATACCTCGACGGTGCGCCGCGCCCCGCGCGTACTGCGCTCGACGCATCGTACGCGGTAGACTCGACCAACGCACGAACAGCGTTTTACTTGGGCCTCGCGCACAAGCAGCTCGAAGCCTTCGACGAGGCCGAGCGCTGGCTGACGCTCGCCGCGACCCTCACCGGCCGCCAGCCGCTCGCTGACATCCTCGAACACCTCGCCGATGCCCAGCGCTTCCAGGACGAGTACCGCGCCGCCATAGAAACCGACCAGGTCGTGCTCTACTTGAGCCCAGGTCGCCTCTCTACGACGTTTCACCTCGCTGTGCTCTTCGACGAGTACTACGCTGATTCGGCCCCGGCGATACGACAATTCGAGGCGTTCATTCAACAAGCCATGGCAAGCCCGGTTGCCGAGCGCAGCGACACTCTCGTGATGGTAGCCTACGCACAGAACCGCATCCGTGCCCTTCGCGAAGCCACCTTCTTCGGCGCACCCGAGGCGGACGCCGAGTTGCAAGCCGACAGCAGCGATACGGACGTGGGGGGCACCGGAGCACAGGGCGGGCGTTAG